In the genome of Pseudanabaena mucicola str. Chao 1806, the window GTACTGGGTGCAAAAATAGTGCTACCCGATGGCTCAATTAAAGATATCGGCAGCAAGATTCCCGAAAGTCCAGGCTATGATCTTATAGGTATTTTCGTTGGCTCCGAAGGAACCCTCGGCATTACGACCGAAGTTACATTAAAAATCCTCAAGTCGGCAGAATCGATTCAGGTTCTTTTAGCAGATTTCACTACCATTGAAGCCGCAGGATCAACTGTATCTGATGTAATCAGTGCGGGCATCATCCCTGGGGGGATGGAAATCATGGACAACATGAGTATCAATGCTGTCGAAGATACGGTTGCTACCAATTGCTATCCCCGTGATGCTGCATCGATTCTCTTAATTGAAATTGATGGTTTAGAGAGTGAAGTTACTGAAAATGCTAAGCGAGTTGAAGCCATTTGTTATCAGAATGGGGCGCGAAATGTGACTACGGCTAATGATCCTGAGCAGAGGCTCAGACTATGGAAGGGCAGAAAAGCTGCTTTTGCAGCAATGGGTCGTCTCAGTCCTGACTACTATGTGCAGGATGGGGTAATTCCTCGCACCAAGTTGACCTATGTATTACAGGAGATAGCCAGACTAAGCGAAGAATATGGTTACTATGTTGCCAATGTTTTCCATGCAGGTGATGGGAACTTGCATCCATTAATTTTATATAACAATGCAGAAACTGGTGCTTTAGAAACCGTAGAGAAGCTAGGCGGCGAGATCCTGAAGCTCTGTGTGCGTGTTGGTGGTAGCATTTCGGGAGAACATGGCATTGGTGCGGATAAGAAATGCTATATGCCAGAGATGTTTAGCGAGGTAGATTTAGAAACGATGCAATGGGTGCGTGAGGCGTTTGACTCACAAGGGATTGCTAATCCTACCAAGATTTTGCCAACTCCGCGCACCTGTGGAGAAGGTGCAAAACCTAATCATGATGTTAAGTATAAATTAGTTGATCGGTTTTAAGTAGCTCAACTTAATTAAAACCCAAACCAGAGTTTTGTTCCGCCCGCTAAGCGGGCGGAACAAAACTCTCGGTTTTTAGTTTACTTATGTCTAGCTACTTAGCAAATAGAGATGCCCTTATGCCGAAGTGATAGGCGCATCTCTATTTATTACAGGTTGCAATTTCTCCAATCAATCCATGCAAAGATAGATTCATCCTCCTACTATGTGAGAGGATGAATCTATGTCCATAACTGCTCTTATTGCCTCGCGGATCACCTTGGAATCTGCTCCTACCATGCAGGATTTATCGGTGAGAATGCGCTTCCAAATGCGACTACCAGCTTGACCGTGAAACAGTTGCAGCATATGGCGCGTAATTTTATTTAGCTTCAATCCCTTACTAGTCCATTCATCAATATAGGGAATCATCGCTTCCACAACTTCTACCCGATCGCGAATGGACGACTGATCATCAAAAAACTGGCGATCACTAGCTGCAAAGAGATAAGGATTGTCATAGGCGGCGCGTCCAATCATCACTGCATCGACGTACTGCAACTGTTCATGGGCTTTCTCTAGAGTTGTAAACCCACCATTAATTTCAATAAATAAATGGGGAAATTCTTGCTTCAATCGATGCACATCGGCGTAACGCAAAGGGGGGATTTCGCGATTATCCTTGGGGCTGAGTCCCTGTAACCATGCCTTGCGTGCATGAACTGAGAAACGCTGACAACCAGCCTCTGAGAGAATGCGGACAAAGTTTTGCATATCCTCATAGCTGTCTAAATCGTCAACGCCAATGCGATGCTTAACTGATACGGGAATCCGCGTCGCTGCAATCATCGCCTCGATACATTTCGC includes:
- the glcD gene encoding glycolate oxidase subunit GlcD gives rise to the protein MTAIADIPYTASSQPIDWQAIANAFIEIVGDRYVVRKREELLAYECDGLTSYKQQPAIAVLPNTTEEVAAIVKICDRYRIPFVARGSGTGLSGGALPLPESVLIITSRMRKILEVDLENQRVIVQPGVINNWVTQAVSGAGFYYAPDPSSQIICSIGGNVAENSGGVHCLKYGVTTNHVLGAKIVLPDGSIKDIGSKIPESPGYDLIGIFVGSEGTLGITTEVTLKILKSAESIQVLLADFTTIEAAGSTVSDVISAGIIPGGMEIMDNMSINAVEDTVATNCYPRDAASILLIEIDGLESEVTENAKRVEAICYQNGARNVTTANDPEQRLRLWKGRKAAFAAMGRLSPDYYVQDGVIPRTKLTYVLQEIARLSEEYGYYVANVFHAGDGNLHPLILYNNAETGALETVEKLGGEILKLCVRVGGSISGEHGIGADKKCYMPEMFSEVDLETMQWVREAFDSQGIANPTKILPTPRTCGEGAKPNHDVKYKLVDRF
- the dusA gene encoding tRNA dihydrouridine(20/20a) synthase DusA, which gives rise to MTTLSEMPISLQKLGARYPTYPLSIAPMMDRTDRHYRYFMRQITRRTLLYTEMVTSAAIKHGDKDYLLGFSPAENPLALQVGGDNPQDLAECARIAEAMGYTEINLNVGCPSDRVQSGHFGACLMKTPDLVAKCIEAMIAATRIPVSVKHRIGVDDLDSYEDMQNFVRILSEAGCQRFSVHARKAWLQGLSPKDNREIPPLRYADVHRLKQEFPHLFIEINGGFTTLEKAHEQLQYVDAVMIGRAAYDNPYLFAASDRQFFDDQSSIRDRVEVVEAMIPYIDEWTSKGLKLNKITRHMLQLFHGQAGSRIWKRILTDKSCMVGADSKVIREAIRAVMDIDSSSHIVGG